The genomic segment AAGGCCAATCTTGAGAGTAGTCCCTCTCCTCTGGTCGCTGTGCTGTTTGTACTGTAGAGCCAGATTGCTCCAACCGTGGCGAGAGCAAGGATGGCAATAAGTGCTTTTTTTCTTCCCATGGGTTTCACTGAAAATAGCTCTAGGGTGGTTTGGAAAATTAAGCGTTTCATAAAATAGTACTTTTCTTTTATGCAATCGCAAAAGCACCTGTTTTGTCAATGTTTTTCTCCATGGGCCTTTGGCAAGAGTGCTCATTTTAGGTATGGACACGGAGAGGTGCGGGCCCGGATCAGAGTTCTCTCACCGTGGAAGAGGTCTCTTGGTGGGTGTCTGTTTTATTGCAGGCAGGAGGGGCTCCCGCTAGTCAGGGAGGCAGATGCTCCTGTTTGTTGTAGTTTGCCGCTTATCGATTGTTTGTAACAGGGGAACAGTGTACCTTAAAGGAAGAAAAATGTTGGCAATGGGGGCTGCTGGGGCCGATTTGCTCTTGTCTCCTCATGAGAAGATGTCTTCCTTTGCCCTAAACCCTTTGATAACGATTATGACGAGATTATCAATCAGTACTCTATCCTTTATTCTAGCAATCACTCCCTATGAACATAGAAAAATCACATTTCCGGACAATTGGTGTGCTCTCAGCTATGCCGGCAGAGCTTGAGCACTTAGAGGCTAATATTATAGATAAACAGGAGGTGGCTCCGGGCATCGCTAAAGGTCGTATCGGTTCTCATACCGTCTACGCTACTCTTTCCGGAATAGGGAAGGTCAACGCAGCCGCCACGGTTCAAAGGCTTATCTCTGAGTTTAAAATAGATATTATCATGTTTTCAGGTGTGGCTGGCGCAATAAATCCTGAGTACAGGGTGGGGGATGTCGTTTTACTATCCAGGGCCTTTCAGCATGACTTCGGTCATCTGGGCAGGGCATTCAAAATGCATGCAGTTGGTGTTCTTCCAGAAATAGGTATAGGAAGTGGAGAGGAGTCTCCCTATTTAGATCTCAATCTCTTTTGGCAAGAGGATGTTTTGGTCAATCTTAAGAAAAGATCAGTTGAATTCTCAAAGTCATTTAGCCCGGTTCAGGTGAATGGTCAGGACTATTTGCCTGCCCTTAAGATTGACGGAACTGTGGCCACCGGTGATCAGTTTATTGCCAGTGATGCCAAAAAGAAAGTCTTGCAAAGCCAGGGGGCGGATATTGCAGAGATGGAAGGTGCAGCTGTCGCTCAGGTAGCGGCCCAGAATAAAATTCCCTGCATGATCTTTCGTTCTGTCTCCGACACAGCAGGGGGGGAGGCCAACCTTGATTTTCAGAATTTTTTTGCCACTGTAGCTAAAAACAATGCTGAACTGGCCGCCTATCTCATAGGCGAACTTCCATAAGTGCCGCCCCGTCTGGCTAGTCGGAAAAGAGATGCAGTGGTGATGGCTCGGTGCTCATAAATTTGCTGAGCATCAGCTGCAGGCAATCAAGGAGAATCATCAAAGGAGTTCAGGGATAATAAGGCACCATGCCGGTCGAGTAGCCAGCCAACAGTCTGCCAGATAAACCAGGTGCCAACGATGGCGGTATAACCATCGATGGCATAGTGCCAGCCCAGATGTACTGAACCGATTAAAATCAGTGCCAGGTGGAGCGTAAAGACGATGCCCAGTACACGGCTGGTTCTCCAACCGAGCAGAGCAAAAAGAAATGCCATGGAAACGTGCATGCTTGGCATCGCGCTGATACCGCCGCCAAAACCTCCTCCCCCATCTTTGAACGTTTTCCATAACAGCTCTTGGACATTGAGTGACCAGATAGGGTAAAAATCGTTCGCTGTCCAGAGGTAACACATAAGCGGTTGGAATGGATCAATGAGTTTAGTTACGCGGCCGTAGTAGCAGGGCCCGACCGAAGAGAAGAAGGTGGCAACAAGGTTGCCAAGCAGTGACCAGCAGCCGATAAAGGTCAAGAAGAACTGCATGCGGCCGCGGAGATCGCGCAGGCTGAAAGCCTGCCATAGCAAGACCGCATACATCACGAAGAACCAAAGATTATAGAAAAAATTGATCGTGCTTGTGGCGGCCGGACTGCCGAAAAAAATTTGCAGGATCTGCCAGGGCTGAACACCACCGTGGAGCACGGCCTCCCATTTGCGGAACACGGCATCCCATGAATAGGGGTTTATGACCGGGATCATTGCCTTGAAGGAAGAGAAAACCGATATGAAAACTGGCAGGAAGAGCAGGATCGGCAGGGCAATCAATATCCGCTCGGCCTTGAGGTAATTCTTTCGCAGGTCTGTCAGGATATATCTGGTTAAATGTTCCGGTCGAATAAAAATCATCACATAGAGAGCATGTCCACAGAAGAAGGCCGTGAGGAAACATCCGAATAGTAAGCCGAGGCGACCGTTGAATAGCCTTGATATAGACATCACTTGGGCCTTGTCGTAGGCCCAGGTGACGATGAAGCCGGCAGTTGTGTAGCAGATGATCAGGGCAATGAAGAGGGCATGTGCCCGCAGGGTGAATAAAAGCTTAGTAGCGAGACTGGATCGACCCTCCCAGACGGTGCTCAGCTGGAATGTAGTCCAAAAATTCGATTTATTTGAGAGTGCCTTTTTCATATTATGCTTCTCTGGGGAAGATGGAATACAATTTCACTTAATTATATTAAATAATTGTTGGGTCCCCTACGATTTATTTCTTAAATAAATTTTCTTTGAGTTGATGGAACTCTTTCAGCTTATCCATGGGCCTTCAATGCTTTTGCTGGAGGACTGATTATAAATATGGTTCATATCGTTTCCTATTCTCAAGGTCTCCTGCTGACTAGAATGTAGCTCTCCTAAGGATAGCAGCGACACGTTTTTTGAAACGTTCAACTATTTCGTTTGCTTGAGAGGCTTTGATTTTATAAGTCTATGCTCAATACTGTGGGCTGTCCAGTTTTTGTTAGAGGCGTGTTTAGCCGTAGGTCCTGTTGGCCCGTATCGCCTACCCTCCTCCTTCCCGCACTGCTTTCCTCTCATAGACAGTGGTTAATCTGTGAGCGGCTAATGAAATTTAAATTTACTTTTAGATGGATTAGTGTTAGGAATTATTCATTTTTTTGTATAAAGAATCTTGAGAATATTTTTTAAACACAAGGACTTTCACAGTCTTAACAGGAAAGAGGAGCCTATGTCTCAACTATTTGCCTTTATCGGCGCCATCGTAATATTTCTCACTCCGGCAAACCTGTTGGCAAACGATATACTGGATTTCTTCGATCAGACAATCACAACCGTCTCGAAGCAGCAGGGTGAGAGGAACCACTCCTCTGCAGTCGCATCGTCCTTTTTTTGCAAGGGCCGGGTCTTTCTCTGGGAGTCTTCTGCTGGACAAGGCGGAGAGATGAAGGTGATCTGGAGCTCGGGAAACCGGTTTGGTATAAGCCAGATTAACCGAAAGAACAGGGCGGCCGGAGAGGTTGCCTTTTCCGGAGAGATCAAGGGCAATAGGGTGATTTTGGAAAATCGTGAATGGGGCGAGCTCTGGCGGGGAGCTGTGCATGGCAATAAAATTGTCGGCAAGATCGATGGCGTTTACACATTCAGGATCTGGCCTCGTAAACCTAAGGCCTCCTCGCAGCCCCCAGGAAAACTGTTTAGGGAGGGCAAGGTTCTTAAATGGAATGCTTCATCGGGGCAGGGCGGCAAGATGAGGGTGACTTGGAGAAGTGGCAATCGGTTCAAGGTGGCCCAGACTAATGACAAGAACAGGGCGGCCGGTGAAGTACTCCTTTACGGCAAAATGAGCGGAAACAGGGTGACCATTGAAAACCGGGAATGGAATGAGGTTTGGAGGGGTGTCAGTAATGGTAGCCGGGTAAAGGGCAAGATCAACCAGCGTTACGATTTTAAGATATGGCTCCCTGCTTCGGCGATTTCGAAAATCGAGAAGAAATCGGCCCTTCTGGAAAAGGGGAATCTCTTTCGTTGGCACTCCTCCGCCGGTCAGGAGGGAAAAATGGAGGTTACCTGGATTCGGGGCTCTCGCTTTAGGATGAGCCAGACCAACAGGAACAACCGGGCCGCGGGAAAGGTGATCCTGCACGGTAAACGTAAGGGTAATAGAATTATTCTTGAAAGTCCTCAGTGGGATGAAACATGGGTGGGAACTATCACCGGTCGTGGCGAAATTACAGGGAAGATTAACGGTCAATATGGATTCAGGATGAAGCGGGTATATTGAAACCCGTTTCACCTTTGTTTCGCTACTCTCTTGAACGGGGATGCTGCTGAAAATAGTATGAGTCTCACCTCGTGCTATTTTTGTCTTCTCATTAGTGGCAATATGTTTACATCGTCTTGGGGACGATTATTGGATAGGTTCTGAGCGGCAGAGTTGAAATATTACCTATGGGATTTAGCTTTCCGGCCTAGCGAAAAATCTTGACATAACTGCCGCCCTGTGGCATAAAATGAACATTCATTCTAATAAAAGAGGAGAGCCTGTGGAAGTGAAAAAAGAGAAGATAAGCCGGCGGAACAAGGATATCCGGGCCATGATCCTGGATGCGGCCCTGGATCTTTTTTCTACCCGAGGTTATTTTTCTACATCGGTACACCATATCCAGAAGCAGGCCGGGGTCAGCATCGGCTCCATCTATCACCACTTTAAAAATAAGGAGGCCATAGCCAAGGCCCTTTACGATGATTTGGTGGCAATGATGGGCCAGTCCATGGCAGAGATCATGGCCTCTGGGGAAAACAGC from the Desulfotalea psychrophila LSv54 genome contains:
- a CDS encoding 5'-methylthioadenosine/S-adenosylhomocysteine nucleosidase family protein, translating into MNIEKSHFRTIGVLSAMPAELEHLEANIIDKQEVAPGIAKGRIGSHTVYATLSGIGKVNAAATVQRLISEFKIDIIMFSGVAGAINPEYRVGDVVLLSRAFQHDFGHLGRAFKMHAVGVLPEIGIGSGEESPYLDLNLFWQEDVLVNLKKRSVEFSKSFSPVQVNGQDYLPALKIDGTVATGDQFIASDAKKKVLQSQGADIAEMEGAAVAQVAAQNKIPCMIFRSVSDTAGGEANLDFQNFFATVAKNNAELAAYLIGELP
- a CDS encoding phosphatase PAP2 family protein, with protein sequence MKKALSNKSNFWTTFQLSTVWEGRSSLATKLLFTLRAHALFIALIICYTTAGFIVTWAYDKAQVMSISRLFNGRLGLLFGCFLTAFFCGHALYVMIFIRPEHLTRYILTDLRKNYLKAERILIALPILLFLPVFISVFSSFKAMIPVINPYSWDAVFRKWEAVLHGGVQPWQILQIFFGSPAATSTINFFYNLWFFVMYAVLLWQAFSLRDLRGRMQFFLTFIGCWSLLGNLVATFFSSVGPCYYGRVTKLIDPFQPLMCYLWTANDFYPIWSLNVQELLWKTFKDGGGGFGGGISAMPSMHVSMAFLFALLGWRTSRVLGIVFTLHLALILIGSVHLGWHYAIDGYTAIVGTWFIWQTVGWLLDRHGALLSLNSFDDSP